Proteins from one Mercurialis annua linkage group LG7, ddMerAnnu1.2, whole genome shotgun sequence genomic window:
- the LOC126656628 gene encoding TOM1-like protein 2 has product MDKLKLSQWGERLKIGGTQMSRMVSDKVKDLLQTPTPESKIVDEATSEMLEEPNWGMNLRICAMINSEEYNGTEIVRAIKRKISGKNSASLRLSLELLETCSMNCEKVFSEVASEKVLDEMVKMIENPEVDDGIRDRGLQLIRGWGQSQDLEYLPVFRQTYMSLEGRSLPRSVEDGDSPPMQHTLESFIHQQPMPPPGSYPIPETDFDVENHTTLGYNQGIESVEEKNECLVTTRNSLELLSSILNADTEPKPIKEDLTVSLFEKCKNSQPMIQRIIQSTTDDEAMLFEALNINDELQQVISRYEELEAGPKSGDQLPVSYDNTKESEAGLKFGEQLPESSDSTRELEAGLKSKEELPESSDNTRELEAGLKSEKQLPESSDNTKDNLPVQVEHSSDGKKTSD; this is encoded by the exons ATGGACAAATTGAAGCTATCTCAATGGGGCGAGAGGTTGAAGATAGGTGGAACTCAAATGAGCCGAATGGTAAGCGATAAGGTGAAGGATTTACTGCAAACTCCGACGCCGGAGTCGAAGATCGTCGACGAGGCGACGTCGGAGATGTTGGAGGAGCCGAATTGGGGTATGAATCTGAGGATTTGTGCAATGATAAATAGCGAAGAGTATAACGGGACGGAGATTGTTAGGGCTATTAAGCGAAAGATTTCGGGGAAAAACTCGGCTAGCTTAAGGTTGAGTCTGGAATTGTTGGAGACGTGTAGTATGAATTGTGAGAAAGTGTTTTCTGAAGTGGCGTCTGAGAAGGTGTTGGATGAGATGGTTAAGATGATTGAGAATCCGGAAGTTGATGATGGGATTAGAGATAGGGGTTTGCAGTTGATTAGAGGTTGGGGTCAGTCTCAGGATCTTGAGTATTTGCCCGTTTTTCGACAGACTTATATG AGTTTGGAAGGCCGAAGTCTGCCTCGATCAGTAGAAGATGGGGATTCACCTCCCATGCAACATACTCTGGAGTCATTTATTCATCAGCAACCAATGCCTCCTCCAGGAAGTTATCCTATTCCTGAAACAGATTTTGATGTTGAAAACCATACTACTTTGGGATATAATCAGGGGATCGAATCAGTTGAAGAAAAGAATGAATGTCTTGTGACTACCCGTAACAGCCTTGAACTTCTTTCTAGCATTTTGAATGCTGACACTGAACCAAAACCCATTAAA GAGGATCTGACAGTGAGCTTATTCGAGAAATGCAAGAATTCCCAGCCTATGATACAGAGGATAATACAAAGCACTACAGATGACGAGGCAATGTTATTTGAGGCACTCAATATCAATGATGAGCTTCAACAGGTTATCTCTCGATATGAGGAGCTAGAAGCGGGTCCAAAATCTGGAGACCAGCTCCCTGTGAGTTATGATAACACCAAGGAGTCGGAAGCTGGTCTAAAATTTGGAGAACAGCTTCCTGAGAGTTCCGATAGCACCAGGGAGCTGGAAGCAGGTCTAAAATCTAAAGAGGAGCTCCCTGAGAGCTCTGATAACACCAGGGAGCTGGAAGCTGGTCTAAAATCCGAAAAGCAACTTCCTGAGAGTTCTGATAACACCAAGGATAATTTGCCTGTGCAGGTCGAACATAGCAGTGACGGAAAGAAGACATCAGATTGA